The Dehalococcoidales bacterium region TACCAATGCTTCCCGAGCTTCTGTTATGAATACGCCTAACCTGCTTCCGGTATTAAAAGAAGCCGGCGTAGTGGATGCCGGCGGGCACGGGCTGTTTACTATCCTGGAAGGGGCACTGCTTTACATTAAAGAACAAAGAGACGGGAAAATGCCGGAGGTGCTGTGCCGCCAGAAACCACTGATTACATCGACAAGCGAATTTTATCTGGACGAAGAACATTATGGTTTTTGTACCCAGTTTATGATTAAAGGCGCAAACCTTGCCACAAAAAAGATAAGAGCCTCGCTTAAAGACCTTGGTGAATCGCTAATCGTTGCAGGGGACCCGAATCTTGTGCGCGTCCACATCCATGCTCATGACACAGATTCAGTTATAGAGCAGGCACGTTTATTTGGCACGGTTACCGATATTGATATCTGCTCTATGGACGAACAGCACCAGGACTATCTTCTGGTAAAAAGAGGCACGAGCCTTGAGACTGCGGTTATAGCAGTAGTTAACGGCACCGGACTGGTGAATGCCTTTGCCGACCTCGGGGCAGCCGCGATTGTTCCCGGCGGACAAACCATGAACCCTTCAACCACAGACATCCTGAATACAATCGAGAGAGTCAGCTCAAATTCTATTATAATCCTCCCAAACAACAAGAACGTTGTCACCACCGCCAAACTGGCACAAACGCTTACTGAAAAACACGTTTCCGTTATCCCGACCAAAACCATACCGCAGGGAATTGCCGCCATGATTGAATATATGACAGAGGCCGATTACGAGACTAACCTCCGCATGATGGCAGAGAATTTTAACACCGTTAAATCAATCGAGGTCACGCGTTCAACACGAGCGGCGCGTGTTAACGGGTTGGAGATTAAACCAGGGCAGATTATCG contains the following coding sequences:
- a CDS encoding DAK2 domain-containing protein; the encoded protein is GPVSSFITAMDKGALMGARGNSGVILSQIFRGLARELSKEEVVGARALARALQSAADDAYAALSDPEEGTILSVIRDAATAAEKAAQNRDATATSVLAAATNASRASVMNTPNLLPVLKEAGVVDAGGHGLFTILEGALLYIKEQRDGKMPEVLCRQKPLITSTSEFYLDEEHYGFCTQFMIKGANLATKKIRASLKDLGESLIVAGDPNLVRVHIHAHDTDSVIEQARLFGTVTDIDICSMDEQHQDYLLVKRGTSLETAVIAVVNGTGLVNAFADLGAAAIVPGGQTMNPSTTDILNTIERVSSNSIIILPNNKNVVTTAKLAQTLTEKHVSVIPTKTIPQGIAAMIEYMTEADYETNLRMMAENFNTVKSIEVTRSTRAARVNGLEIKPGQIIGLLDGKLKAVAEKPADVIFALLDMINTENCRIITVYYGKDIKEAEADRITAKIAKAFPHVSAGTVNGGQPEYHYIISVE